In Gossypium hirsutum isolate 1008001.06 chromosome D06, Gossypium_hirsutum_v2.1, whole genome shotgun sequence, one genomic interval encodes:
- the LOC107944685 gene encoding uncharacterized protein isoform X1, which translates to MAEQGFQEQSTIRSSYRARDASPDSVIFTPESNFSLFSSASASVDRCSFASDAHDHDSLASELSLHLAGHERGDQNESLSGPDSNTNKANAVLNHSRFSRKGEKVKVEKDENDTVHVKDENQLIDSARNSFSLATKDCKDRKIRSEASRIPTSLDLNNVSASSPRLGTMKKSSVSTRKSGAFPSPGTPNYHHHNNLSAGMQKGSSSERVPLHNNGVKRQGNVAGMLPCNNGRTLPSKWENAERWILSPGDSGVKQSVMHPQRRPKSKSGPLGPPGAAYNSLYSPSMYIFDGGNMGNFMAGSPFSAGIISANGLVAHSRSHGGGFAVRTEPCMARSVSVHGCSEVVSPPSLPSQDADENLDMVKDAATDISRTVSRRDMATQMSPQGSTCSSTKESASFSLSTPSPLPIMELQSIHASKSEVRDVQIDERVTMTRWSKKHRAGNTAKSSEIVDDWRKKAADTRTPTWDVTETAKCVSTYEREEAKITAWENLQKAKAEAAIRKLEMKLEKKRSSSMDKIMNKLRSAQRRAQEMRSSMLSNQSHQVTRTSRKAIPFHGTSLTDCFTCLTF; encoded by the exons atggcgGAGCAAGGGTTTCAAGAACAAAGCACCATTAGATCAAGTTATAGAGCTCGGGATGCGAGTCCCGACTCAGTTATATTCACTCCGGAATCCAATTTCAGCCTCTTCTCTTCAGCTTCAGCTAGTGTCGATCGCTGTTCTTTCGCCTCCGATGCTCACGACCATGATTCTCTAGCTTCCGAACTCTCTTTA CATTTGGCAGGACATGAAAGAGGAGATCAAAATGAGAGTTTGAGTGGACCAGATTCAAATACAAACAAAGCTAACGCAGTCCTTAATCACAGTCGTTTCTCCAGAAAAGGAGAGAAAGTGAAAG TTGAAAAAGATGAAAACGATACAGTTCATGTAAAGGACGAAAATCAACTCATAGATTCAGCAAGAAACTCATTCTCTCTTGCTACTAAAG ATTGTAAGGATAGGAAGATTAGATCTGAAGCTTCACGAATACCCACTTCATTAGATCTAAATAATGTCTCAGCTTCGTCTCCACGGTTGGGGACTATGAAGAAAAGCTCTGTTTCAACACGGAAATCGGGTGCCTTTCCTAGTCCCGGGACTCCCAATTATCATCATCACAATAACTTGAGTGCTGGGATGCAGAAGGGTTCGAGTTCTGAACGTGTACCATTGCACAACAATGGTGTAAAGAGGCAGGGGAATGTTGCTGGGATGTTGCCTTGTAACAATGGAAGGACTTTACCTTCAAAGTGGGAAAATGCTGAAAGGTGGATTCTTAGTCCAGGGGATAGTGGTGTGAAACAATCTGTCATGCATCCTCAAAGAAGACCGAAATCAAAGAGTGGTCCACTTGGTCCTCCTGGGGCTGCTTACAATTCTTTGTATTCGCCTTCGATGTACATCTTTGATGGGGGTAACATGGGGAATTTCATGGCTGGTTCTCCTTTTTCAGCCGGTATAATTTCAGCAAATGGTTTGGTAGCTCATTCTCGTAGCCATGGTGGTGGGTTTGCTGTTCGAACTGAGCCTTGCATGGCCCGTTCTGTTAGTGTGCATGGATGCTCTGAGGTCGTAAGTCCACCATCATTGCCTTCTCAAG ATGCAGATGAAAATCTTGACATGGTCAAGGATGCAGCCACTGATATTTCTCGTACGGTTTCAAGAAGAGACATGGCAACCCAAATGAGCCCACAGGGTAGCACTTGCTCATCAACCAAAGAATCGGCTTCTTTCTCTCTCTCCACCCCGTCTCCTCTACCTATCATGGAACTGCAAAGCATCCATGCCTCTAAATCAGAAGTGAGAGATGTACAGATAGATGAAAGAGTCACCATGACTAGGTGGTCAAAGAAGCATAGAGCTGGAAACACTGCGAAGAGCTCAGAAATCGTTGATGATTGGAGAAAGAAAGCCGCTGACACTCGTACACCAACCTGGGATGTGACTGAGACAGCAAAGTGCGTTTCTAC ATACGAAAGAGAAGAAGCCAAAATCACTGCATGGGAGAATCTGCAGAAGGCAAAAGCTGAGGCAGCAATAAGGAAACTAGAG ATGAAGCTGGAAAAGAAGAGATCCTCGTCAATGGATAAGATAATGAATAAACTGAGATCAGCTCAGAGGAGAGCCCAAGAAATGAGAAGTTCGATGTTATCCAATCAGTCCCATCAAGTTACAAGGACCTCCCGTAAGGCTATACCGTTCCATGGAACCTCATTGACTGATTGCTTCACCTGCCTTACTTTCTAA
- the LOC107944685 gene encoding uncharacterized protein isoform X4 translates to MAEQGFQEQSTIRSSYRARDASPDSVIFTPESNFSLFSSASASVDRCSFASDAHDHDSLASELSLHLAGHERGDQNESLSGPDSNTNKANAVLNHSRFSRKGEKVKVEKDENDTVHVKDENQLIDSARNSFSLATKDCKDRKIRSEASRIPTSLDLNNVSASSPRLGTMKKSSVSTRKSGAFPSPGTPNYHHHNNLSAGMQKGSSSERVPLHNNGVKRQGNVAGMLPCNNGRTLPSKWENAERWILSPGDSGVKQSVMHPQRRPKSKSGPLGPPGAAYNSLYSPSMYIFDGGNMGNFMAGSPFSAGIISANGLVAHSRSHGGGFAVRTEPCMARSVSVHGCSEVVSPPSLPSQDENLDMVKDAATDISRTVSRRDMATQMSPQGSTCSSTKESASFSLSTPSPLPIMELQSIHASKSEVRDVQIDERVTMTRWSKKHRAGNTAKSSEIVDDWRKKAADTRTPTWDVTETAKYEREEAKITAWENLQKAKAEAAIRKLEMKLEKKRSSSMDKIMNKLRSAQRRAQEMRSSMLSNQSHQVTRTSRKAIPFHGTSLTDCFTCLTF, encoded by the exons atggcgGAGCAAGGGTTTCAAGAACAAAGCACCATTAGATCAAGTTATAGAGCTCGGGATGCGAGTCCCGACTCAGTTATATTCACTCCGGAATCCAATTTCAGCCTCTTCTCTTCAGCTTCAGCTAGTGTCGATCGCTGTTCTTTCGCCTCCGATGCTCACGACCATGATTCTCTAGCTTCCGAACTCTCTTTA CATTTGGCAGGACATGAAAGAGGAGATCAAAATGAGAGTTTGAGTGGACCAGATTCAAATACAAACAAAGCTAACGCAGTCCTTAATCACAGTCGTTTCTCCAGAAAAGGAGAGAAAGTGAAAG TTGAAAAAGATGAAAACGATACAGTTCATGTAAAGGACGAAAATCAACTCATAGATTCAGCAAGAAACTCATTCTCTCTTGCTACTAAAG ATTGTAAGGATAGGAAGATTAGATCTGAAGCTTCACGAATACCCACTTCATTAGATCTAAATAATGTCTCAGCTTCGTCTCCACGGTTGGGGACTATGAAGAAAAGCTCTGTTTCAACACGGAAATCGGGTGCCTTTCCTAGTCCCGGGACTCCCAATTATCATCATCACAATAACTTGAGTGCTGGGATGCAGAAGGGTTCGAGTTCTGAACGTGTACCATTGCACAACAATGGTGTAAAGAGGCAGGGGAATGTTGCTGGGATGTTGCCTTGTAACAATGGAAGGACTTTACCTTCAAAGTGGGAAAATGCTGAAAGGTGGATTCTTAGTCCAGGGGATAGTGGTGTGAAACAATCTGTCATGCATCCTCAAAGAAGACCGAAATCAAAGAGTGGTCCACTTGGTCCTCCTGGGGCTGCTTACAATTCTTTGTATTCGCCTTCGATGTACATCTTTGATGGGGGTAACATGGGGAATTTCATGGCTGGTTCTCCTTTTTCAGCCGGTATAATTTCAGCAAATGGTTTGGTAGCTCATTCTCGTAGCCATGGTGGTGGGTTTGCTGTTCGAACTGAGCCTTGCATGGCCCGTTCTGTTAGTGTGCATGGATGCTCTGAGGTCGTAAGTCCACCATCATTGCCTTCTCAAG ATGAAAATCTTGACATGGTCAAGGATGCAGCCACTGATATTTCTCGTACGGTTTCAAGAAGAGACATGGCAACCCAAATGAGCCCACAGGGTAGCACTTGCTCATCAACCAAAGAATCGGCTTCTTTCTCTCTCTCCACCCCGTCTCCTCTACCTATCATGGAACTGCAAAGCATCCATGCCTCTAAATCAGAAGTGAGAGATGTACAGATAGATGAAAGAGTCACCATGACTAGGTGGTCAAAGAAGCATAGAGCTGGAAACACTGCGAAGAGCTCAGAAATCGTTGATGATTGGAGAAAGAAAGCCGCTGACACTCGTACACCAACCTGGGATGTGACTGAGACAGCAAA ATACGAAAGAGAAGAAGCCAAAATCACTGCATGGGAGAATCTGCAGAAGGCAAAAGCTGAGGCAGCAATAAGGAAACTAGAG ATGAAGCTGGAAAAGAAGAGATCCTCGTCAATGGATAAGATAATGAATAAACTGAGATCAGCTCAGAGGAGAGCCCAAGAAATGAGAAGTTCGATGTTATCCAATCAGTCCCATCAAGTTACAAGGACCTCCCGTAAGGCTATACCGTTCCATGGAACCTCATTGACTGATTGCTTCACCTGCCTTACTTTCTAA